The Maniola hyperantus chromosome 27, iAphHyp1.2, whole genome shotgun sequence genome has a window encoding:
- the LOC117994571 gene encoding putative leucine-rich repeat-containing protein DDB_G0290503 isoform X2 → MQENLVQANKTLDSQSSDSESESSQSQPESQVQYPVQTKPKKIKTKKNKTVTTKKKTKSEKFLMNQHKIIESISPVLLRKTLQHILDFLLKKEEASIIFSDLAPVEAKFLENFLGIYNKRVFFRDILSPACNDLLDKMCEFFKEFDKACKLEVYAAKYNVHNRKREVTFMKVPRYTRTNAGDSQTKIVTPEVKAEKIQSVAPFRKGYIPKPILSQTIVNSNSNITIPNEKPDAIEYREIKLSMNAENGEGASSINARSREGKVSMFKEYIPKPILSQTIVNSNSNITIPNEKPDAIEYRKNKLSMNAENGEGASSINARSREGKVSMFKEYIPKPILSQTIVNSNSNITIPNERGDAIEYREMKLSMNAEKGNARNREGKVSIFERNVKDQLLSTNSDTEDNKCTKSLLITDKLVVLNKDLLKHEIGEIALARNAAKTIPPTVNKIDKPIISKIRARSVGPRDRSLGPTDRSLGPRKDRLLIAMSTPLESDKAMRMMRLMGWQGGALGLRGDGIVEPIIPALDLVPGKGFGHVKEKPKSTKSVKKSKVEKKPKPVKTSQTEDTLKPVKTSQTEERLKPVETSQTEERLKSVKTSQLEQRLKPVKTSQIEDEPPKPVKNLQMKEEPPVKLSRRVLDRIEFLYKILDLITKDRARREKVVTYPVQLCKKQKMCYDNIIRVLNKRKHTGISLTDHENDILSDIASVMDTEPHLTLDMMVTADWKELTIKKTIDFVINTADRMRWPTLLSEMQDLQENINLEKKMSKSEFEIYICSTVLEFLKSDDNERLIDFDATLTEKCRDVVETICSCVNNKVKIPYKPVKELSDKILEVNNTCFLDVQFYAKPTRSILLRKFNHRKPAINTEVLKNIIKRYVDTTIPGTENVNNHRKSETVKTNNDKEANKENTEVDMITNKATASNIHQLYADTICERLNLKNYISKPESTVSHPFIDAIHNSAVDDEEIKENMQKRNEYNDNLKLHNFTINSSENVMGKTSGKFKRFPLYVKDMNVADNLDFRRIDMDLIQVTINLLTSNNKHAEDITKESQDNDIVTNDHENNDFNINNNSKYAESSKLNDKLDVPCEVTDNMRKWYDHSEKFLICDKLVENKDSNNNKNQVTNLELNKHIGEKVIHDININTITDKAKNCYKTDTNDTKVAENIDRKVDDAIEADILNQDIEKQIERNVSQDLKPIGEYEGCDGIKDSIDIESKELHQAGEDLKTTSVPDVCSDNQNGDDVIVSEESHQEVKNHSITKIIQLESNSIYKQDFEIFNDKKTTIDDTIETKTHSKLDIIPIDGDNIEDFNAMSVNEVLTYNIKDSVDVIESKESHPVDEKNSEIDIVQTHNIELSDYDSEESLDTDNVLQVIIQNKDCLTDYDTENSSDSLHTDEENSKLDIINVESNHKEDDSPFTSKNGPKESQHNNNEIHSKKSDEIEENNIKDLKLTIEFETDDTKKSSEEGEIQTKLKMSNIETDYNKKLIRKRKYEATESGESYEAVAVKHKFHTTSVNDDTTEDLRLEHRTVDLGELKKTEEINSKFDVIYTGKDNKENSTLKSECEVELPDKSHKIDEIDSELPEECHEIDKMDSKLDISHAGTDNKENLILKSEFQVELPEIFHKTDEINKIGRIQLGSDYKENVTLESEFDVELPEETQKMSETNSKLDIFKVREDYKENLTLKREFVLELPEESHKIDETNSKLDILRVGKDYEEIPTLESEFEIESLEESLKIDETNSKLDIDDDSKHAKETQIKDLNKTNTQIDKTRHDIVLIESNILEIEVIQKKIQITIENMDPENEFLPSLQYHGILNKGIVYSCHNKETSLWLRNILPDYTVIDYKSAINNHKLKIKITSFNKNAKKFLALLEVYNQGIKSENWKIDSEEHYDNSLILRVEMDSDSFKYVCDNNFSLFVGYDVAYFTIGC, encoded by the exons ATGCAAGAAAATTTAGTACAGGCTAA TAAAACTCTAGATTCCCAGAGCAGCGATAGTGAATCTGAATCCAGCCAATCCCAACCGGAATCACAGGTACAATATCCAGTACAAACaaaacccaaaaaaataaaaaccaaaaaaaataaaaccgtaACTACAAAAAAGAAAACCAAAAGTGAGAAGTTCTTGATGAACCAGCACAAGATAATAGAGTCTATATCTCCAGTCTTGTTAAGGAAGACTTTGCAGCACATTCTAGATTTTCTGCTGAAAAAGGAAGAAGCAAGTATCATATTTTCAGATTTAGCACCGGTTGAGGCTAAATTTTTGGAGAACTTCCTAG gcatcTACAACAAGCGTgtatttttccgggatatacTGTCTCCGGCCTGCAATGACTTGTTGGACAAGATGTGTGAATTCTTCAAAGAGTTTGACAAAGCGTGCAAGTTGGAGGTCTACGCTGCCAAATATAATGTTCACAATAGGAAGAG agAGGTGACATTTATGAAGGTACCAAGATACACAAGGACTAATGCGGGAGATTC ACAAACAAAAATTGTGACACCCGAAGTGAAAGCTGAAAAAATTCAAAGCGTAGCTCCATTTAGAAAAGGATATATTCCAAAACCTATACTAAGTCAAACTATAGTGAATAGTAATTCAAATATCACAATACCTAATGAGAAACCCGATGCTATAGAGTATAGAGAAATTAAATTGTCTATGAATGCAGAAAATGGAGAAGGGGCATCGTCTATAAATGCAAGAAGTAGAGAAGGGAAAGTGTCTATGTTTAAAGAATATATTCCAAAACCTATATTAAGTCAAACTATAGTGAATAGTAATTCAAATATCACAATACCTAATGAGAAACCTGATGCTATAGAgtatagaaaaaataaattatctatGAATGCAGAAAATGGAGAAGGGGCATCGTCTATAAATGCAAGAAGTAGAGAAGGGAAAGTGTCTATGTTTAAAGAATATATTCCAAAACCTATATTAAGTCAAACTATAGTGAATAGTAATTCAAATATCACAATACCTAATGAGAGAGGTGATGCTATAGAGTAtagagaaatgaaattgtcTATGAATGCAGAAAAGGGGAATGCAAGAAATAGAGAAGGGAAAGTGTCGATATTTGAAAGAAATGTAAAAGACCAATTATTGTCTACAAATTCAGACACTGAAGACAATAAATGTACAAAAAGTTTGCTGATCACAGACAAACTTGTAGTGTTGAATAAAGATCTTTTGAAGCATGAAATTGGTGAAATTGCTTTGGCGAGAAATGCAGCTAAAAC AATACCACCAACAGTGAATAAAATTGACAAACCAATCATAAGCAAAATTAGAGCAAGGTCTGTAGGACCTAGAGATAGGTCTCTAGGTCCTACAGATAGGTCTCTCGGGCCGAGGAAAGATAGGCTTTTGATAGCCATGTCCACTCCACTGGAAAGCGACAAGGCTATGAG AATGATGCGTTTGATGGGGTGGCAGGGCGGAGCCCTAGGGCTGCGAGGCGATGGCATCGTCGAGCCTATCATACCGGCACTCGATCTT GTACCTGGCAAAGGATTTGGCCACGTGAaagaaaaaccaaaatccaccaAATctgtcaaaaaatcaaaagttgaAAAGAAACCGAAACCTGTCAAAACCTCTCAAACTGAAGATACACTGAAACCTGTCAAAACCTCACAAACTGAAGAGAGACTGAAACCTGTGGAAACCTCTCAAACTGAAGAGAGACTGAAATCTGTCAAAACCTCACAACTTGAACAGAGACTGAAACCTGTCAAAACTTCCCAAATAGAAGACGAGCCCCCAAAACCtgtcaaaaatttacaaatgaaAGAGGAGCCCCCTGTCAAACTAAGTCGTCGAGTCTTAGACAGAATTGAGTTCCTCTACAAAATACTGGATCTGATCACCAAAGACAGAGCAAGGCGGGAGAAAGTGGTCACTTACCCAGTGCAGTTGTGCAAAAAACAGaaaat GTGTTACGATAACATCATACGCGTCCTGAACAAAAGGAAACATACTGGTATCTCTTTGACGGACCATGAGAATGACATCCTGAGTGACATCGCATCAGTCATGGACACGGAGCCCCACTTGACTTTGGATATGATGGTTACTGCAGATTGGAA ggaactaacaataaaaaaaacgatAGACTTTGTAATAAATACAGCCGACAGAATGAGATGGCCGACACTTTTGAGTGAGATGCAAGATTTGCAAGAAAATATCAATCTCGagaaaaaaatgtcaaaaagtGAATTCGAAATTTACATTTGCTCTACAGTGTTGGAGTTTTTGAAAAGTGATGATAACGAAAGGCTGATCGATTTTGATGCGACTTTGACGGAGAAGTGCCGTGACGTTGTGGAGACGATTTGCTCTTGCGTCAATAACAAGGTTAAAATTCCGTATAAGCCGGTAAAAGAATTGTCGGATAAGATATTAGAGGTCAATAATACATGCTTTTTGGATGTGCAGTTCTACGCTAAACCTACCAG ATCGATCCTCCTACGAAAGTTTAACCACCGGAAACCTGCCATTAACACCgaagtattaaaaaatattataaagaggtacgTCGATACTACAATACCAGGCACAGAAAATGTAAATAACCACAGAAAATCAGAAACTGTCAAAACTAATAATGATAAAGAAgccaataaagaaaatacagAAGTTGATATGATTACAAATAAAGCTACAGCAAGTAATATACATCAGCTATATGCAGATACAATATGTGAACGTTTAAaccttaaaaattatataagtaaaccAGAAAGCACAGTTTCACATCCATTTATTGATGCAATACACAATTCTGCCGTTGATGATGAAGAAATAAAGGAAAACATGCAAAAAAGAAATGAATATAATGATAATTTAAAACTACATAATTTTACAATTAACAGTAGTGAAAATGTAATGGGAAAAACTAGTGGGAAATTCAAAAGGTTTCCTTTATACGTTAAAGATATGAATGTAGCTGATAATCTAGATTTTAGAAGAATTGATATGGATTTGATACAAGTTACAATCAACTTATTAACTTCCAATAATAAACATGCAGAAGACATTACAAAGGAATCACAAGATAATGATATAGTTACCAACGATCatgaaaataatgattttaatataaataataactcaAAATATGCTGAATCGTCAAAATTGAATGATAAGCTAGATGTTCCTTGTGAAGTAACTGATAATATGAGAAAATGGTATGACCATAGTGAAAAGTTTTTAATATGTGACAAGTTAGTCGAAAATAAagattctaataataataaaaatcaagtAACAAATCTTGAACTAAATAAACACATTGGAGAAAAAGTGATACatgacataaatataaatacaattaCAGATAAAGctaaaaattgttataaaactgATACAAATGATACAAAAGTTGCTGAAAATATAGATCGTAAAGTAGATGATGCCATTGAAGCAGATATATTGAATCAAGACATTGAAAAACAAATAGAACGAAATGTTAGTCAAGATTTAAAACCTATCGGTGAATATGAAGGTTGTGATGGTATAAaagatagtatagatatagaatcGAAAGAATTACATCAAGCTGGTGAAGATTTGAAAACTACAAGTGTACCTGACGTTTGCAGTGATAATCAAAATGGTGATGACGTGATCGTATCAGAAGAATCACATCAAGAAGTTAAAAACCATTCAATAACGAAAATAATTCAACTGGAATCAAACAGTATTTATAAGCAAGACTTCGAAATTTTTAATGATAAGAAAACCACTATAGATGACACTATAGAAACCAAGACACATTCCAAATTAGATATAATACCAATAGATGGAGATAATATTGAAGATTTCAATGCTATGAGTGTAAATGAAGttcttacttataatattaaagacAGTGTAGATGTGATTGAATCAAAAGAATCGCACCCAGTTGACGAAAAAAATTCTGAAATAGATATAGTTCAAACACATAATATAGAATTAAGTGACTACGACTCAGAAGAATCGCTTGATACCGACAATGTTCTTCAAGTAATAATACAGAACAAAGACTGTTTAACTGACTACGACACAGAAAACTCTTCTGACTCGCTTCACACCGATGAAGAAAATTCCAAATTAGATATAATTAACGTGGAATCAAACCATAAAGAAGATGATTCACCATTTACAAGTAAAAACGGGCCAAAAGAATCTCAACataataataacgaaatacATTCCAAAAAAAGTGATGAAATAGAAGAAAATAATATCAAGGATTTAAAGCTTACGATCGAATTTGAAACAGACGATACTAAAAAATCATCCGAAGAAGGTGAAattcaaactaaattaaaaatgtcaaaTATAGAGactgattataataaaaaattaattcgtAAACGTAAATATGAAGCAACAGAATCAGGTGAATCTTACGAAGCAGTTGCAGTGAAACATAAATTTCATACAACTTCAGTAAATGATGACACTACAGAAGATTTGAGACTTGAACATCGAACAGTAGACTTAGGAGAATTAAAGAAAACCGAGGAAATTAATTCAAAATTTGACGTAATCTATACAGGAAAAGATAACAAAGAAAATTCAACACTTAAAAGTGAATGTGAGGTAGAATTACCAGATAAATCTCACAAAATAGATGAAATTGATTCTGAATTACCAGAAGAATGTCACGAAATAGATAAAATGGATTCTAAATTAGACATAAGTCATGCGGGAACAGATaacaaagaaaatttaatacttaaaagtGAATTTCAAGTAGAATTACCAGAAATTTTTCACAAAAcagatgaaattaataaaataggcAGAATTCAACTAGGATCAGATTATAAAGAAAATGTAACACTTGAAAGTGAATTTGATGTAGAGTTACCAGAAGAAACTCAGAAAATGAGTGAAACTAATTCTAAATTAGACATATTTAAAGTGAGAGAAGATTACAAAGAAAATTTGACACTTAAAAGGGAATTTGTATTAGAATTACCAGAAGAATCTCACAAGATAGATGAAACTAATTCTAAATTAGACATATTACGAGTAGGGAAAGATTATGAAGAAATTCCGACACTTGAAAGTGAATTCGAAATAGAATCCCTAGAAGAATCTCTCAAAATAGACGAAACTAATTCTAAATTAGACATAGACGATGATTCAAAACATGCAAAAGAAACCCAGataaaagatttaaataaaacaaatacacAAATTGATAAAACTCGCCATGACATAGTCCTAATCGAATCAAATATTCTAGAAATAGAGGTTATTCaaaagaaaatacaaattacaatagaaAATATGGATCCTGAAAACGAATTTCTGCCCTCGCTTCAATATCACGGAATTTTAAACAAAGGAATAGTCTATAGTTGTCACAATAAAGAAACTAGTCTCTGGTTAAGAAACATTCTACCAGATTATACTGTCATAGATTATAAAAGTGCCATAAACAATCATAAACTAAAGATTAAAATTACCAGTTTTAACAAAAACGCGAAAAAGTTTTTAGCATTGCTAGAAGTTTATAATCAGGGTATAAAAAGTGAAAATTGGAAGATAGATTCCGAGGAACATTATGATAATTCGTTAATTTTACGTGTGGAAATGGACAGTGATTCTTTTAAATATGTTTGTGATAATAATTTTTCGCTATTCGTAGGTTATGATGTCGCATATTTTACTATAGGGTGCTAA